The following are encoded together in the Syngnathus typhle isolate RoL2023-S1 ecotype Sweden linkage group LG5, RoL_Styp_1.0, whole genome shotgun sequence genome:
- the paqr3a gene encoding progestin and adipoQ receptor family member 3a — protein sequence MYSGFYKTPNGTKCTYAKLKAPKKVPPTAVMPQKSAQTTHYIELGGYQYWPVLVPRGIRLYTYEQIPGYLRENPYITDGYRAYLPSRLCIKSLFILSNETVNIWTHLLGFLFFFFLAVYHMAQVLPQLGVSREDYVIYSVGLFCFQLCLLCSAGYHVFRCHRSEKTGRRWMALDYAGVSVGILGCYVPAVFYAFYCNNYWRQVYLVTVLAMILAVFLAHIHPNFLSKQWRRPRRLAFCALASSGLVPVLHFVYDAGGFSTDLVQSFIPRVLVMYLMAVLALLFYISKVPERYFPGQLNLVGSSHQLWHVLLLLMFYWWHQSSCYIMAYRHRHTCPALLVGTNAHS from the exons CTCCGAAGAAAGTGCCCCCCACCGCCGTCATGcctcagaaaagcgctcagacCACCCACTACATCGAGCTGGGGGGCTACCAGTACTGGCCAGTGTTGGTACCCCGCGGGATCCGCCTGTATACCTACGAGCAGATCCCGGGCTACCTGCGCGAGAACCCGTACATCACGGATGGATACAGGGCCTACCTGCCCTCCAGGCTCTGCATCAAGAG CCTGTTCATCCTGTCCAATGAGACCGTGAACATCTGGACTCAcctgctgggcttcctcttcttcttcttcctggcCGTGTACCACATGGCACAAGTCCTGCCCCAGCTAGGGGTCTCGCGCGAGGACTACGTCATCTACTCCGTGGGACTCTTCTGCTTCCAG CTGTGTCTGCTGTGCTCAGCGGGCTACCACGTGTTCCGCTGCCACCGCTCGGAGAAGACGGGCCGGCGCTGGATGGCGCTGGACTATGCCGGCGTGTCGGTGGGCATCCTGGGCTGCTACGTGCCCGCCGTCTTCTATGCATTCTACTGCAATAAC TACTGGCGTCAGGTGTACCTGGTTACAGTGCTGGCAATGATCCTGGCTGTGTTCTTGGCGCACATCCACCCCAACTTCCTAAGCAAGCAGTGGCGCCGGCCTCGCCGGTTGGCCTTCTGCGCACTGGCGTCAAGCGGCCTGGTGCCCGTCCTGCACTTTGTCTACGATGCCGGTGGCTTCTCCACGGACCTCGTGCAA TCTTTCATTCCGCGCGTGCTGGTCATGTATTTGATGGCGGTGTTGGCGCTGCTCTTCTACATCTCCAAAGTGCCTGAACGATACTTCCCAG GCCAGCTGAACCTTGTGGGCTCCAGCCACCAGCTGTGGCACGTGCTGCTTCTGCTCATGTTCTACTGGTGGCACCAGTCGTCTTGTTACATCATGGCCTACAGACATAGACATACATGCCCCGCCCTCCTCGTTGGGACCAACGCACACTCCTAG